The nucleotide sequence AGTTATAACTATAACAAATTTATTTAGAGATCAATTGGATAGATACGGTGAAGTATACACAACTTTACAAAAGATAGTAAGTGGAATTAAAAATGTTCCGATGACAAATTTAGTTTTAAACGGAGATGAATCTTTACTAGGAGATTTAGATCTTCCTAACAGAACATTATATTATGGATTTAAATGTTCAACAAACAATGCAAAAACTATCGATATAAATGCAGATGCAAAGTTTTGTAAAAAATGTAAAAGTCCATATAAGTATAATTATTTGACTTATAATCATCTTGGAGATTTTTATTGTGAAAATTGTGGTTATAGACGACCTGATTTAGATTATGCCGTTGAGGAAATAAGAGAACAAACATCGCAAGGTTCGCTAGTATTGATAAATGGAAAAGAATATTATATAAATCAACCAGGTACTTACAATATATACAATGGCTTATGTGCTTATTCAGTAGCAAAAGTATGTGGAATAGAAGACCCTGTTATATTTCACTCATTGAAGAATCAACAAAGCAGTTTTGGAAGACAGGAAAGTATACAGATAGATGATAAAAATTTAAAAATAATTCTAGTTAAAAACCCAGCTGGTTATGATCAAGCTATAAATACGGTAGCTTTAAACAAAGGCGAATTCAACCTGTCAGTTCTCCTAAATGATAACTATGCTGATGGCAGAGATGTATCATGGATATGGGATGTCAAATTTGAAAAGTTAGCATCACTCAATATCAATAAAATAATGGTTTCAGGTGTAAGACTTTATGATATGGCAGTAAGATTAAAAATAGCGGGAGTTCCTGATGATAAATTCGTTATGTGTGAAAACTATGAAAACTTATTTAATGAAATAAAAACTTGTAATAATAATATAATATATGTATTTGCTACTTACACCGCTATGATAAGCTTTAGAAAATTTCTAAATTCTAAAGGATACATAAAAAAACTTTGGTAAATAGTTAATAAAGGAGTGCTATATAATGGAACTTAATATATGTCATTTATATCCTGACTTACTAAATGTATACGGAGACATTGGCAATATACTCATATTAAAATATAGAGCTGAAAAAAGAAACATAAAAGTAAACATATTTAATATTTCTATAGGTGATACATTTGACCCTGAGAAGTATGACATAACATTTTTCGGTGGAGGACAGGATTATGAGCAGTCAATAGTTTCTGATGACCTAAATCAAACTAAAAAATCAGAATTACTTGAGTATATAAACAAAAATAAAGTATTTTTGGCCATATGCGGTGGATATCAACTTTTAGGGAAATATTATACTACACCTGAAGGTGAACAACTTGAAGGGTTGAATATACTTAATATACACACA is from Clostridium fermenticellae and encodes:
- a CDS encoding Mur ligase family protein, whose amino-acid sequence is MWKINIKSFFSIVISKIIIKLSRALFKGGTNFPGKVALKLDRNILKCICKDFKVILVTGTNGKTTTTSMIYNIIKGNEKYVITNNTGANMLPGIVSCFVEHFSFSRCCETKYAVIECDEANVRLFTKFVTPEVITITNLFRDQLDRYGEVYTTLQKIVSGIKNVPMTNLVLNGDESLLGDLDLPNRTLYYGFKCSTNNAKTIDINADAKFCKKCKSPYKYNYLTYNHLGDFYCENCGYRRPDLDYAVEEIREQTSQGSLVLINGKEYYINQPGTYNIYNGLCAYSVAKVCGIEDPVIFHSLKNQQSSFGRQESIQIDDKNLKIILVKNPAGYDQAINTVALNKGEFNLSVLLNDNYADGRDVSWIWDVKFEKLASLNINKIMVSGVRLYDMAVRLKIAGVPDDKFVMCENYENLFNEIKTCNNNIIYVFATYTAMISFRKFLNSKGYIKKLW
- a CDS encoding type 1 glutamine amidotransferase — its product is MELNICHLYPDLLNVYGDIGNILILKYRAEKRNIKVNIFNISIGDTFDPEKYDITFFGGGQDYEQSIVSDDLNQTKKSELLEYINKNKVFLAICGGYQLLGKYYTTPEGEQLEGLNILNIHTKGGNTRFIGNTVIFNEEFGEYYVGFENHSGRTYIGDLKPLGKIIAGYGNNGEDGYEGCIYKNCFCTYFHGSLLSKNPELADRFISTALSNKYSEQITLDPIDDKLEIKAKEFIINRERNKK